The Streptomyces sp. NBC_01353 genome contains a region encoding:
- a CDS encoding PHB depolymerase family esterase, which yields MRPFRPLRPRAPRRLTALLLFAAATLFPVTTPAAAAPSAAPVPVPGTLQPYTIDAVHSSGVSSGGYMATQLHVAYSGTFSGSAAFASGPYNCAQNTLNLALYACMDTMQNLQLAQLEQTTRNWSAQGLVDPVANLAGDPVYVFSGSNDTTVKRPVADALADYYGRFGARVQYNRSTAAGHAWISPLGPNSCTVTQSPWINNCGIDAERELLGHLLGSVAAPSSDPGGSLIQFDQNAYAPGGAAAPLSLDDKGFVYVPTSCAGGATCSLMVALHGCKQGYGYQGFGTRFIDNAYLNEYADTNDMIVLYPQAVPTATLENPNGCWNWWGYLGDSSYARHGGKQIEAIMGMVRALRGSTPPPVTDRVTLSSVDAQDGYVKAAADGSGPAVGTLEDSSGLALGRGTDGKVNRTLLSFDTSKIPAGKEITRAYLTVNRSSGSGDPWASPAGNKLLVDVTTGCFGSCAVEPADWSAAATAAGGAQIASFSSGSASSTDLSAPALAAIDRSGTTQVRLRFESAQAATAYLFVNQSTPVTLTVEYR from the coding sequence GACGCCGTCCACAGCTCAGGGGTGTCGTCGGGCGGCTATATGGCCACCCAGCTCCATGTGGCGTACTCCGGTACGTTCAGCGGCTCGGCGGCCTTCGCCTCGGGGCCGTACAACTGCGCCCAGAACACTCTGAACCTCGCCCTCTACGCCTGCATGGACACCATGCAGAACCTTCAGCTCGCACAGTTGGAGCAGACCACCCGGAACTGGTCGGCCCAGGGACTCGTCGACCCGGTGGCGAACCTGGCGGGCGACCCGGTCTACGTCTTCAGCGGCTCGAACGACACGACGGTCAAGCGGCCGGTGGCGGACGCGCTGGCCGACTACTACGGACGGTTCGGCGCCCGCGTCCAGTACAACCGGAGCACCGCGGCCGGGCACGCCTGGATCAGCCCGCTCGGCCCCAACTCCTGTACGGTCACGCAGTCTCCATGGATCAACAACTGCGGAATCGACGCCGAGCGGGAGCTGCTCGGCCATCTTCTGGGTTCCGTGGCCGCGCCCAGCTCGGACCCCGGCGGGAGCCTGATCCAGTTCGACCAGAACGCCTACGCACCCGGTGGCGCGGCGGCGCCGCTGTCGCTGGACGACAAGGGCTTCGTCTATGTGCCGACGTCCTGCGCCGGGGGCGCGACGTGCTCCTTGATGGTGGCGCTGCACGGCTGCAAGCAGGGGTACGGATACCAGGGCTTCGGAACCCGGTTCATCGACAACGCGTACCTCAACGAGTACGCCGACACCAACGACATGATCGTGCTGTATCCGCAGGCCGTCCCGACGGCGACGCTGGAGAACCCCAACGGCTGCTGGAACTGGTGGGGTTACCTCGGTGACTCGTCGTACGCACGGCACGGCGGCAAGCAGATCGAGGCGATCATGGGGATGGTCCGTGCGCTGCGCGGCTCCACTCCCCCGCCCGTGACCGACCGGGTGACGCTGTCGAGCGTGGACGCGCAGGACGGCTATGTGAAGGCCGCGGCCGACGGATCGGGACCGGCGGTGGGCACCCTGGAGGACTCCTCCGGTCTGGCGCTGGGCCGTGGCACCGACGGCAAGGTGAACCGCACGCTGCTCTCCTTCGACACGTCGAAGATCCCTGCAGGCAAGGAGATCACCCGCGCCTATCTGACGGTGAACCGCAGCAGCGGCTCGGGCGATCCCTGGGCCTCCCCGGCGGGCAACAAGCTGCTCGTGGACGTCACCACGGGCTGCTTCGGCTCGTGCGCCGTCGAGCCCGCGGACTGGTCGGCCGCGGCCACGGCGGCGGGCGGGGCGCAGATCGCCTCGTTCTCCTCGGGCTCCGCCTCCTCCACGGATCTGTCGGCGCCGGCGCTCGCGGCCATCGACCGCTCCGGCACGACCCAGGTTCGGCTCCGTTTCGAATCGGCCCAGGCGGCGACGGCGTATCTCTTCGTCAATCAGTCCACTCCGGTGACGCTGACGGTCGAGTACCGCTGA
- a CDS encoding ATP-dependent Clp protease ATP-binding subunit, translated as MTMSPLGSFGGPDPFNELLNRFFGMSPAASPPAVQRVPIGRLLTDSARQLLDRATTRAADDGSADLDTEHLLWACTQIDPARSLLAQAGADPDELGKAIAEVLPGESSVPSAEPGLTPAAKRVLLRAYERSQASGVSYIGPEHILGALLDDPNGAAAKVLSGYGTDVDGLRSTADRTARPEGAPAAKPESRTPTLDEYGRDLTEEARAGKLDPVVGRAEEIEQTVEILSRRSKNNPVLIGEPGVGKTAIVEGLAQRIVAGEVPKTLEGKRVIALDLSGLVAGAQYRGQFEERLKNVIDEVKADADSTVLFIDELHTVVGAGATGEGSMDAGNMLKPALARGELHVVGATTIDEYRRYVEKDAALERRFQPVMIPEPSVEETILILEGLRDSYEAHHQVRYSDAALVAASELSDRYVSDRFLPDKAIDLLDQTGARVRLRSLGKSTEVVGREDRLAKLRREKDEAVGAEDFEKANELKQEIARLEGELAGVEERREGVMEVTADDIAEVLSRRTGIPMAQMTQSEKEKLLKLEDALHSRVVGQDEAVTAIAQAVRRNRAGMGDPNRPVGSFLFLGPTGVGKTELAKALAELLFGDESRMVRFDMSEFQEKHTVSRLVGAPPGYVGHEEAGQLTEKVRRQPYSVLLFDEVEKAHPDVFHTLLQVLDDGRLTDSQGRTVDFRHCVVIMTSNIGAQRILAHHGDVSEIRDDLKKDLRAYFAPEFLNRIDETIIFHGLAADDLTRILDMLLRQSERRVRAQGLELEVTEAAKKLLVAHGHQPEFGARPLRRTIQAELDNRIADLLLGGEADPGDTIVADVVNDALVCRVSKQEAGSLAA; from the coding sequence ATGACGATGTCTCCCCTCGGTTCCTTCGGTGGACCGGACCCGTTCAACGAGCTCCTCAACCGCTTCTTCGGGATGTCGCCGGCAGCCTCTCCCCCGGCCGTCCAGCGGGTGCCGATCGGCAGGCTGCTGACGGACTCCGCACGGCAGCTGCTCGACCGGGCCACCACCCGAGCCGCCGACGACGGCAGCGCCGACCTCGACACCGAGCACCTGCTGTGGGCCTGCACCCAGATCGACCCCGCCCGCAGCCTGCTCGCCCAGGCGGGCGCCGACCCCGACGAGTTGGGCAAGGCGATCGCGGAGGTCCTACCGGGAGAGAGCAGCGTTCCGTCCGCGGAGCCTGGGCTCACCCCGGCCGCAAAGCGGGTCCTGTTGCGGGCGTACGAACGCTCGCAGGCGTCGGGGGTCTCGTACATCGGCCCCGAGCACATCCTCGGCGCGCTCCTCGACGATCCGAACGGGGCGGCTGCGAAGGTGCTGAGCGGGTACGGGACGGATGTCGACGGTCTGCGGTCCACGGCCGACCGGACGGCGCGGCCTGAGGGCGCCCCGGCTGCCAAGCCGGAGAGCAGGACGCCCACGCTCGACGAGTACGGCCGGGATCTGACCGAGGAGGCGCGGGCGGGGAAGCTCGACCCGGTGGTGGGGCGGGCGGAGGAGATCGAGCAGACCGTCGAGATCCTCTCCCGCCGCTCGAAGAACAATCCGGTCCTCATCGGCGAGCCGGGCGTCGGCAAGACCGCGATCGTGGAGGGGCTCGCCCAGCGGATCGTGGCGGGCGAGGTGCCGAAGACCCTGGAGGGCAAGCGGGTCATCGCCCTGGACCTGTCCGGGCTCGTCGCCGGGGCGCAGTACCGCGGCCAGTTCGAGGAACGGCTGAAGAACGTCATCGACGAGGTGAAGGCGGACGCGGACTCGACGGTGCTCTTCATCGACGAGCTGCACACGGTGGTGGGCGCGGGCGCGACCGGCGAGGGCTCGATGGACGCCGGCAACATGCTCAAGCCGGCGCTGGCCCGCGGCGAGCTGCATGTGGTGGGCGCGACGACGATCGACGAGTACCGGCGGTACGTGGAGAAGGACGCGGCGCTGGAGCGACGCTTCCAGCCCGTGATGATCCCGGAGCCCTCGGTGGAGGAGACCATCCTGATCCTGGAGGGTCTGCGGGACTCCTACGAAGCCCACCACCAGGTCCGCTACAGCGACGCCGCGCTCGTGGCGGCCTCCGAGCTGTCCGACCGCTATGTCTCCGACCGGTTCCTGCCCGACAAGGCCATCGACCTGCTGGACCAGACGGGAGCCCGGGTGCGGCTGCGCTCGCTGGGCAAGTCGACCGAGGTGGTCGGCCGCGAGGACCGGCTGGCGAAACTGCGCCGTGAGAAGGACGAGGCCGTCGGCGCCGAGGACTTCGAGAAGGCGAACGAGCTCAAGCAGGAGATCGCCCGCCTGGAGGGCGAGCTGGCGGGGGTCGAGGAGCGGCGCGAGGGCGTGATGGAGGTGACCGCCGACGACATCGCGGAGGTGCTGTCCCGGCGTACCGGCATCCCCATGGCACAGATGACGCAGAGCGAGAAGGAGAAGCTCCTCAAGCTGGAGGACGCCCTGCACAGCCGGGTGGTGGGTCAGGACGAGGCGGTCACCGCCATCGCCCAGGCCGTGCGCCGCAACCGGGCGGGCATGGGCGACCCGAACCGTCCGGTGGGCTCGTTCCTCTTCCTCGGCCCGACCGGTGTCGGCAAGACCGAACTGGCCAAGGCGCTGGCTGAGTTGCTGTTCGGCGACGAGAGCCGCATGGTCCGCTTCGACATGAGCGAGTTCCAGGAGAAGCACACGGTCTCCCGGCTCGTCGGCGCCCCGCCCGGATACGTCGGTCATGAGGAGGCGGGTCAGCTCACCGAGAAGGTACGCCGGCAGCCGTACAGCGTGCTGCTCTTCGACGAGGTGGAGAAGGCGCACCCTGATGTCTTCCACACCCTGCTGCAGGTGCTCGACGACGGGCGCCTCACGGACTCCCAGGGGCGGACGGTCGACTTCCGCCACTGCGTGGTCATCATGACGTCGAACATCGGCGCCCAGCGGATCCTGGCCCATCACGGCGATGTCTCGGAGATCCGGGACGACCTGAAGAAGGATCTGAGGGCGTACTTCGCGCCCGAGTTCCTCAACCGCATCGACGAAACGATCATCTTCCACGGTCTCGCCGCGGACGATCTCACCCGGATCCTCGACATGCTGCTGCGGCAGAGCGAACGCCGCGTCCGGGCGCAGGGCCTGGAGCTGGAGGTGACGGAGGCGGCGAAGAAGCTGCTCGTCGCCCACGGCCACCAGCCGGAGTTCGGCGCCCGGCCGTTGCGCCGCACGATCCAGGCGGAGCTCGACAACAGGATCGCGGACCTGCTCCTGGGTGGCGAGGCCGACCCCGGCGACACGATCGTCGCGGACGTCGTGAACGACGCCCTGGTGTGCCGGGTGAGCAAGCAGGAGGCCGGTTCGCTCGCCGCGTGA